From Pandoraea norimbergensis, the proteins below share one genomic window:
- a CDS encoding iron-containing alcohol dehydrogenase yields the protein MNPLFGTMRAPANVIFGEGQRFGLGTVTAQIGRRALICTDERLGASKELQEMLGSLHEAGVETKVSTHTLPELPSASIEQCLAFASAFDPDVVIGIGGGSCMDMAKLVSLLLAHGGPASKFYGELKVPGPILPVIAIPTTAGTGSEVTPVAVMADESRDLKVGISSPYLIPHIAICDPELTLTCPPGLTAISGADALTHAIEAFTAVQHPRTPALPHERVFVGKNLLSDQFALAAICAISEFLPRAVRDGSDREARSMVMYGSLCAGLAFGAAGTAAAHAIQYPIGALTHTAHGLGVAALMPYVMAYNAPSCADSLAEIAKAMGAQGTDVQALADESIVRVRALLAEIGIPSTLAGLGLKAIDLPWVSEQSMLSARLVNNNPRPLQAADMAEILEDAFRGRLRDTQPSNA from the coding sequence ATGAACCCACTCTTCGGCACCATGAGGGCGCCTGCCAACGTCATTTTCGGCGAAGGCCAGCGCTTCGGCCTCGGCACTGTTACGGCCCAGATCGGGCGCCGCGCGCTGATCTGCACCGACGAACGTCTCGGTGCTTCGAAAGAACTACAGGAGATGCTCGGCAGCCTGCATGAAGCGGGTGTCGAGACGAAGGTGTCCACGCACACGCTGCCCGAACTGCCGTCTGCCAGCATCGAACAATGCCTTGCATTCGCCTCGGCCTTCGACCCCGACGTCGTCATCGGCATCGGCGGCGGAAGCTGCATGGACATGGCCAAGCTCGTGAGCTTGCTGCTGGCCCACGGTGGCCCGGCGAGCAAGTTCTATGGCGAACTGAAAGTGCCGGGTCCGATTCTGCCGGTCATCGCCATTCCGACCACGGCGGGCACAGGCTCGGAAGTCACACCGGTGGCAGTGATGGCGGATGAAAGCCGCGATCTCAAGGTCGGCATCTCCAGCCCGTATCTGATTCCGCACATTGCCATTTGTGATCCGGAACTGACGTTGACGTGTCCGCCGGGACTGACGGCCATTTCAGGTGCCGATGCGCTCACCCATGCCATCGAGGCGTTCACGGCGGTGCAGCATCCGCGCACGCCGGCCTTGCCGCACGAACGTGTCTTTGTCGGCAAGAACCTGTTGAGCGATCAGTTCGCCTTGGCGGCTATCTGCGCCATCAGCGAGTTCTTGCCGCGCGCCGTTCGCGACGGCAGCGATCGCGAAGCCCGCTCGATGGTGATGTACGGCTCGCTGTGCGCGGGCCTGGCGTTCGGTGCGGCGGGTACCGCTGCGGCGCACGCGATTCAGTACCCGATCGGTGCATTGACACACACGGCCCATGGGCTGGGTGTGGCGGCGCTGATGCCGTACGTGATGGCTTACAACGCACCGTCGTGTGCCGATTCGCTGGCGGAAATCGCCAAGGCGATGGGCGCGCAAGGCACCGATGTGCAGGCACTGGCCGACGAGAGCATCGTCCGTGTTCGTGCGCTGCTGGCAGAGATCGGCATCCCGTCGACGCTGGCCGGTCTGGGGCTGAAGGCGATCGATCTGCCTTGGGTTTCCGAGCAATCGATGCTCTCTGCCCGACTGGTTAACAACAACCCCCGTCCGCTACAGGCGGCCGATATGGCCGAAATTCTCGAAGACGCCTTCCGTGGCCGTCTGCGCGACACCCAACCCTCCAACGCATGA
- a CDS encoding NAD-dependent succinate-semialdehyde dehydrogenase, whose protein sequence is MSTLALGIEVPTDLFIGGQWRAPASGRRIDVINPSNEEVLATVADASVEEAMQAVDAAAAAAPGWAATSPRARADILRRAYELMVRDADSLARLISLENGKALADARGEVAYAAEFFRWFAEEAVRINGDISIAPSGASRIIVQYQPVGIALLITPWNFPAAMATRKIGPALAAGCTCILKPATETPLTAYALANLLAEAGVPAGVVNVLTTSSAGKFANAILDDARVRKLSFTGSTEVGRVLLRKAADSVVNCSMELGGNAPFIVFDDASIDAAIEGAMLAKMRNGGEACTAANRIYVQRGIADEFSQRLAQRMGALTVGDGCLDTTQCGPLVNAGAVAKVASLVDDAVAKGARVLTGGERLDRNGYFYQPTVLVDVAPNADLLHEEIFGPVAPIVIFDDEDEVIALANATEYGLVAYVYTGDLARGLRVSERIESGMIALNRGIVSDPAAPFGGVKQSGLGREGAHHGLLEFSEAKYISTQW, encoded by the coding sequence ATGTCGACACTTGCTCTTGGTATTGAAGTCCCTACCGACTTGTTCATTGGTGGTCAGTGGCGTGCACCGGCCTCGGGGCGTCGCATCGACGTGATCAATCCGTCGAACGAAGAGGTGCTGGCGACGGTCGCCGACGCGAGCGTTGAAGAGGCCATGCAGGCCGTCGATGCGGCCGCGGCTGCCGCGCCCGGGTGGGCGGCGACGTCACCGCGCGCGCGTGCTGATATCTTGCGCCGCGCGTACGAACTGATGGTGCGCGATGCCGACAGCCTCGCCCGCCTGATCTCGCTGGAAAACGGCAAGGCGCTGGCCGATGCGCGGGGTGAAGTGGCCTACGCCGCTGAGTTCTTCCGCTGGTTCGCTGAAGAGGCCGTGCGCATCAATGGCGATATCAGCATCGCCCCGTCGGGCGCCAGCCGGATCATCGTCCAATACCAGCCCGTGGGTATCGCGTTGCTGATCACGCCGTGGAATTTCCCGGCGGCGATGGCCACGCGAAAAATCGGTCCTGCGCTGGCGGCCGGCTGCACTTGCATTCTGAAGCCCGCGACGGAGACGCCACTCACGGCCTACGCACTTGCCAACCTGCTGGCGGAAGCCGGTGTGCCGGCGGGCGTGGTCAACGTGCTGACGACGTCGTCGGCGGGCAAGTTCGCCAATGCGATTCTGGACGACGCCCGCGTCAGAAAGCTGTCGTTCACCGGTTCGACGGAAGTCGGCCGCGTGCTGCTGCGCAAGGCCGCCGACTCGGTGGTGAACTGCTCGATGGAGTTGGGCGGAAACGCCCCGTTTATCGTGTTCGACGATGCTTCGATCGACGCGGCCATCGAAGGCGCCATGCTCGCCAAGATGCGCAACGGCGGCGAAGCGTGTACGGCGGCCAACCGCATCTACGTGCAACGCGGCATCGCTGACGAATTCAGCCAACGTCTGGCGCAGCGCATGGGCGCACTGACGGTGGGCGACGGCTGTCTCGACACCACGCAGTGCGGACCGCTGGTCAACGCCGGGGCGGTTGCCAAGGTGGCGTCCCTCGTTGACGACGCGGTGGCGAAGGGCGCGCGTGTGCTCACGGGCGGCGAGCGGCTGGATCGAAACGGCTATTTCTATCAGCCGACGGTGTTGGTGGATGTTGCACCGAATGCCGACCTGCTCCATGAAGAGATTTTCGGGCCGGTTGCACCGATCGTCATCTTCGACGACGAAGATGAAGTCATCGCGTTGGCCAACGCTACCGAGTACGGTCTGGTGGCCTACGTGTACACCGGCGATCTGGCGCGCGGCCTGCGCGTGTCGGAGCGAATCGAGAGCGGCATGATCGCGCTCAATCGCGGCATTGTGTCCGACCCGGCCGCCCCGTTCGGCGGCGTGAAGCAGAGTGGTCTGGGCCGTGAGGGCGCTCACCATGGGCTGCTGGAGTTCTCCGAAGCCAAATACATTTCGACGCAGTGGTAA